In Flavobacterium okayamense, a single window of DNA contains:
- the lepA gene encoding translation elongation factor 4 produces MKNIRNFCIIAHIDHGKSTLADRLLAATQTVTAREEKAQLLDNMDLERERGITIKSHAIQMEYEYKGEKYILNLIDTPGHVDFSYEVSRSIAACEGALLIVDAAQSIQAQTISNLYLALENDLEIIPVLNKVDLPSANPEEVSDDIMELLGCDLEDIIHASGKTGFGVDKILEAIIEKVPAPKGDPEEPLQALIFDSHYNPFRGIEVIFRVINGEITKGQKIKFMATGKEYFADEVGTLKLNQVPKQKISSGDVGYLVSGIKEAKEVKVGDTITDAKNPTTNMITGFENVKPMVFAGIYPVDTEDFEDLRASMEKLQLNDASLVFAPESSAALGFGFRCGFLGMLHLEIIQERLEREFDMTVITTVPNVSYLAYTKKEPETAIIVNNPSDLPEPSKLDRVEEPFIKATIITKSDFVGNVMSLCIEKRGIITNQTYLTPERVELNFDMPLAEIVFDFYDRLKTVSKGYASFDYHPIGMRQSKLVKLDVLLNANQVDALSALIHEDNAYNIGKKMCEKLRELIPRQQFDIPIQAAIGAKIISRETIKALRKDVTAKCYGGDISRKRKLLEKQKKGKKRMRQVGNVEIPQEAFMAVLKLND; encoded by the coding sequence ATGAAGAATATTAGAAATTTTTGCATTATTGCGCATATTGACCATGGTAAAAGTACTTTGGCAGATAGATTGTTGGCAGCTACACAAACGGTAACAGCTCGTGAAGAAAAAGCGCAATTGCTTGATAACATGGACTTAGAACGTGAACGTGGAATTACCATTAAAAGTCACGCCATCCAAATGGAATATGAATACAAAGGAGAAAAATATATTTTGAATTTGATTGATACACCAGGTCACGTTGACTTTTCTTACGAAGTATCTCGTTCTATTGCGGCTTGTGAAGGCGCATTGTTAATTGTTGATGCAGCTCAAAGTATTCAAGCGCAAACGATTTCTAACTTGTATTTAGCTTTAGAAAATGACTTGGAAATTATTCCAGTTTTAAATAAAGTAGATTTACCAAGTGCCAACCCTGAAGAAGTAAGTGACGACATCATGGAATTACTTGGTTGTGATTTAGAAGATATTATTCACGCTTCTGGTAAAACAGGTTTTGGTGTAGATAAAATCTTAGAGGCCATTATTGAAAAAGTTCCAGCTCCAAAAGGAGATCCAGAAGAACCGCTTCAAGCCTTAATTTTCGATTCACATTACAATCCTTTTAGAGGAATTGAAGTAATTTTCCGTGTTATTAATGGTGAAATTACTAAAGGCCAGAAAATCAAATTCATGGCTACTGGTAAAGAATATTTTGCTGATGAAGTGGGAACTTTGAAATTAAACCAAGTTCCAAAACAAAAAATATCAAGTGGCGATGTTGGTTACTTAGTTTCTGGAATTAAAGAAGCAAAAGAGGTAAAAGTAGGTGATACTATTACCGATGCAAAGAATCCAACAACTAATATGATTACTGGTTTCGAAAATGTGAAACCGATGGTATTTGCTGGAATTTATCCGGTAGATACTGAAGATTTTGAAGACTTACGTGCTTCAATGGAAAAATTACAATTAAATGATGCTTCTTTAGTATTTGCTCCTGAAAGTTCAGCCGCATTAGGCTTTGGATTCCGTTGTGGTTTCCTTGGAATGTTGCATTTAGAAATTATCCAAGAGCGTTTAGAACGTGAATTCGACATGACAGTAATTACTACTGTTCCAAACGTTTCGTATTTAGCGTATACTAAAAAAGAACCTGAAACAGCTATTATTGTTAACAATCCTTCTGACTTACCAGAACCATCAAAATTAGATCGAGTTGAAGAGCCTTTTATCAAAGCAACTATCATTACAAAATCGGATTTCGTTGGAAACGTAATGAGTTTATGTATTGAAAAAAGAGGAATTATTACCAATCAAACCTATTTAACACCAGAGCGTGTTGAATTAAATTTTGATATGCCATTGGCAGAAATCGTATTTGATTTTTATGATAGATTAAAAACTGTTTCTAAAGGATATGCATCTTTCGATTATCATCCAATAGGAATGCGTCAATCTAAATTAGTAAAACTTGATGTTTTATTGAACGCTAATCAAGTAGATGCTTTATCAGCACTAATTCACGAAGATAATGCGTATAACATTGGTAAAAAAATGTGTGAAAAATTGCGTGAATTAATCCCAAGACAACAATTTGATATTCCTATTCAAGCCGCAATTGGAGCTAAAATTATTTCGCGTGAAACTATTAAAGCGCTTCGTAAAGACGTAACGGCTAAATGTTATGGTGGAGATATTTCACGTAAACGTAAATTATTAGAAAAGCAGAAAAAAGGTAAAAAACGTATGCGCCAAGTAGGAAATGTAGAAATTCCTCAAGAAGCGTTCATGGCCGTTTTAAAATTGAACGATTAG
- a CDS encoding T9SS type B sorting domain-containing protein: MKNLYVIFFLCCGLFSSSQTVSIDNSSYNANDLVDLLLNSSCIEYTNATFSSNQSVAYFNNNSGSFPIAEGIVIRSGNVIDSQGLYTDSNLGSTTTNGGTDPFLQNLSDTSSGTTGSLTDLAYLQFDFISISTSFNFSFLFASNEYGQYQCLSNDIFAFELEDLVSGTITNLAVIPTTSTPVSVKTIKNSAYNNTCSSTNPTLFDTYNVSNPAASTINMRGHTVVLSAGSAIIPNHPYRLKMVIGDYVSTNFDSAVFISAGSFNTEFDLGEDQIICSGDEYLLDTGLDNTYTFQWLLNGNIIAGANNSTYTVNQPGIYQVLIDKGTCHIEDEIIFNPLLVNSPQDLFICDTGASTYPFDLTQNDINFLGLDSSIYELFYYESPADITANNPIPASDLASFQSSGQTIYIKVFNTQTSLFCDATNPFDLIITPTVTAGTNITNSVCDTPSELNYDLAQHDIAVINGQPGTFNITYYSNQTDAQNGTGAIGNNVVIPSGAGTITYWIRIEDSSNSSCFDVTNVTITINPLPVVDTINSVVECTQYQLPTITNGTYYLLPGGPTTPGQVQFNAGDIIDIGGTYYIFIGPDANGCTNESSFTLTFIDEYVPVLDYCETFNVPPPPYGIGGFYTDFGGPNGSGTLIPTGTEFTNNTGATIIQPIFYYGEINGVMCRDEQFDIYIHPNPIVDTPSDVISCFSYTLEAPILGGSYYSGPNGTGTNYPIGHVINSSQIVYIYGSEPHVTSSGSNSSCTIDIPFDVKIVNPNFQDVYACGEYYLTQPETGGYYTQPLGQGTQFDISQPITQSTTVYYYANITNGTNCTDNTNFNVTIYPQPLIDPIDDGTYCGEYILPQNSGTYYMLSGGPTTPGQVQLNAGDIIDLTGGYSPGTYYVYNEETHNYPGGTIICINENPFTITIEPFPGLNDYISTSECSPYSIAQPTTGDIYNQPNGPDGTGSIIDYNQVYTTTETFYFYYEDPVNGCKIDKEFQRIYSALDLPNYPDVVKCNSYMLPALNNPTPNPEPVNYVGYYFNSGGNPADAIDFTTYVFTPQNTPQTVYVYGVNTDNHLTNCIEERSFVITVLETPDLSPYNFGALNNQNYCGDYTLPTLPSGNFTINYYSLPGGDPANIINPNDYTFSVNSGDAAQTFDIWVYAENSGYDESTDSQTICFDEEHFQFTIYPRPTFTVEGGVICVHPTTNETIESFMLVSGLDPNDFDVEWYLNGNLVGTGVNYEAVEAGTYTAVPIKLTAENAPDCNYESTTVVVTQSSTAIASVIVSSPFAEVANATVIIENGFGNYIYELDDNQPQTSNEFYDLSSGEHIITIYDTLGNCGNFVLIFNVIKYPNFFTPNNDGFNDTWNIWDMRTDHPEAVISIFDRYGKLIKQISPLGNGWDGTYNGEKLPSSDYWFLVDYKLNGQDKQFKAHFSLKR, translated from the coding sequence ATGAAAAACTTATATGTAATATTTTTCCTATGCTGTGGATTGTTTTCATCGTCTCAAACAGTTTCGATTGATAATTCAAGTTATAACGCCAATGATTTAGTAGATTTATTACTGAATAGTTCTTGTATTGAATATACAAATGCAACCTTTTCTTCAAATCAATCTGTTGCTTATTTTAACAACAATAGTGGTAGTTTCCCCATCGCCGAAGGTATAGTTATAAGAAGTGGAAATGTTATTGATTCACAAGGATTATATACCGATTCAAATTTAGGTTCGACCACAACTAATGGCGGAACAGATCCCTTCTTACAAAATTTAAGTGACACAAGTAGTGGGACAACAGGTAGTTTAACGGATTTAGCTTATTTGCAATTTGATTTTATATCGATTTCAACGTCCTTTAATTTTAGTTTTTTATTTGCTTCAAATGAATATGGTCAATACCAATGTTTGTCAAATGACATTTTTGCTTTTGAATTAGAAGATTTGGTAAGTGGCACAATCACAAATTTAGCTGTTATTCCTACAACTTCAACACCTGTATCAGTAAAAACTATAAAAAACTCAGCTTATAATAATACTTGTAGTTCAACAAACCCAACTTTATTTGACACTTATAATGTAAGTAACCCAGCGGCCTCAACTATTAATATGCGAGGTCATACTGTTGTTTTATCTGCTGGTTCGGCTATTATTCCTAATCATCCTTATCGCTTAAAAATGGTAATTGGAGATTATGTAAGTACAAACTTTGATTCAGCTGTTTTTATAAGTGCAGGAAGCTTTAATACTGAGTTTGATTTAGGAGAAGACCAAATTATTTGTAGCGGCGACGAATATCTTTTAGACACTGGCTTAGATAATACATACACATTTCAATGGCTTCTTAATGGAAATATAATTGCTGGTGCAAATAACTCAACTTACACCGTAAATCAACCTGGTATTTATCAAGTTCTAATTGACAAAGGAACTTGTCATATAGAAGATGAAATAATTTTTAATCCTTTACTAGTAAATTCACCTCAAGATTTATTCATTTGTGATACTGGGGCTTCAACCTATCCATTTGATTTAACACAAAACGATATAAATTTTTTAGGTTTAGATAGTTCAATTTATGAATTATTCTATTACGAATCTCCTGCCGACATTACTGCAAACAATCCTATACCCGCTAGTGATTTAGCATCTTTTCAAAGTAGCGGACAAACCATTTATATTAAGGTTTTTAATACCCAAACTTCATTGTTTTGTGATGCTACGAATCCATTTGACTTAATTATTACACCAACAGTTACAGCAGGAACAAATATTACAAATTCAGTTTGTGATACACCTAGTGAATTAAATTATGATTTAGCACAACATGACATTGCAGTGATTAATGGACAACCTGGAACATTTAATATTACATATTATAGTAACCAAACTGACGCGCAAAATGGAACTGGTGCAATTGGGAATAACGTAGTTATTCCAAGTGGAGCTGGAACTATTACATATTGGATTAGAATAGAAGACAGTAGTAATTCTAGCTGTTTTGATGTTACTAATGTAACAATAACCATTAATCCTTTACCAGTAGTTGACACAATAAATAGTGTTGTTGAATGTACTCAATATCAATTACCAACAATTACTAATGGGACTTATTATTTACTGCCTGGCGGACCTACAACTCCAGGTCAGGTACAATTTAATGCAGGAGATATAATTGATATTGGAGGAACCTATTATATTTTCATAGGACCTGATGCAAATGGATGTACAAATGAATCAAGTTTTACTTTAACTTTTATCGATGAATATGTACCAGTTTTAGATTACTGTGAAACATTTAATGTTCCACCTCCTCCTTATGGCATTGGAGGGTTTTATACAGATTTTGGAGGACCAAATGGTTCTGGAACTTTAATTCCAACCGGTACAGAATTCACAAATAATACTGGAGCAACCATAATTCAACCTATTTTTTATTATGGCGAAATTAACGGTGTAATGTGTAGAGATGAACAATTTGATATTTATATCCATCCAAATCCAATAGTTGACACCCCATCTGATGTAATTTCTTGTTTTTCTTATACCTTAGAAGCGCCGATATTAGGTGGAAGTTATTACTCTGGTCCAAATGGAACAGGAACCAACTATCCAATTGGGCATGTTATAAATAGTTCTCAAATAGTTTATATTTATGGTTCAGAGCCTCATGTTACCTCAAGCGGGAGTAATAGTTCTTGTACTATTGACATTCCTTTTGATGTTAAAATTGTAAATCCAAATTTTCAAGATGTTTATGCCTGTGGTGAATATTATTTAACACAACCTGAAACTGGAGGTTATTATACGCAACCGCTTGGACAAGGCACACAATTTGACATAAGTCAACCTATCACTCAATCTACAACTGTTTATTATTACGCAAATATAACTAATGGTACCAATTGTACAGATAATACTAATTTTAATGTCACAATTTACCCTCAACCTTTAATTGATCCTATTGATGACGGAACTTATTGTGGGGAATATATTTTACCTCAAAACAGTGGAACTTATTATATGTTATCTGGTGGACCTACAACTCCAGGACAAGTTCAATTAAATGCAGGAGATATTATCGATTTAACTGGAGGTTATTCACCAGGAACCTATTATGTATATAACGAAGAAACTCATAATTATCCGGGCGGAACAATTATATGCATAAACGAAAATCCTTTTACCATAACTATTGAACCTTTCCCTGGTCTAAACGATTATATAAGTACATCAGAATGTAGTCCGTATTCAATTGCTCAACCCACAACTGGTGATATTTACAATCAACCCAATGGTCCGGATGGAACGGGTTCAATTATAGACTACAACCAAGTTTATACAACAACCGAAACATTCTATTTTTATTACGAAGATCCAGTAAATGGTTGTAAAATTGACAAAGAGTTTCAACGTATATATAGTGCTTTAGATTTACCTAATTATCCAGATGTTGTAAAATGTAATAGCTATATGTTGCCTGCATTAAATAACCCAACTCCAAATCCAGAGCCGGTTAATTACGTTGGTTATTATTTTAACTCTGGAGGAAATCCAGCTGATGCTATTGATTTTACAACTTACGTTTTTACACCTCAAAACACCCCGCAAACAGTTTATGTTTATGGTGTTAATACTGACAATCACTTAACCAATTGTATTGAAGAAAGATCATTTGTTATTACAGTTTTAGAAACACCCGATTTATCGCCTTATAATTTCGGTGCTTTAAACAATCAAAACTATTGTGGTGATTATACTTTACCTACATTACCGAGTGGTAATTTTACTATAAATTATTATTCGCTACCAGGTGGTGACCCAGCAAATATTATAAATCCTAATGATTACACATTTAGCGTAAATTCAGGTGATGCTGCTCAAACTTTTGATATTTGGGTTTATGCCGAAAACTCTGGTTATGATGAATCTACAGATTCGCAAACAATATGTTTTGATGAAGAGCATTTTCAATTTACTATTTATCCGAGACCAACATTCACCGTTGAAGGAGGCGTAATTTGTGTTCATCCAACTACTAATGAAACTATAGAAAGTTTTATGCTTGTTTCTGGATTAGACCCTAATGATTTTGATGTTGAGTGGTATTTAAATGGAAATTTAGTTGGAACTGGAGTTAACTATGAAGCTGTAGAAGCAGGAACTTATACTGCAGTTCCTATAAAATTAACAGCTGAAAACGCTCCTGACTGTAACTATGAATCTACAACTGTTGTAGTAACTCAATCGAGCACTGCTATTGCCTCTGTAATTGTAAGTTCTCCTTTTGCTGAAGTTGCAAATGCAACGGTTATTATTGAAAATGGGTTTGGAAATTATATTTATGAATTAGATGATAATCAACCACAAACTAGTAACGAATTTTATGATTTAAGTTCTGGTGAACATATAATTACCATTTATGATACTCTTGGTAATTGTGGGAATTTTGTATTAATTTTTAATGTGATTAAATACCCTAATTTCTTTACTCCAAATAATGATGGTTTTAATGACACTTGGAATATTTGGGATATGAGAACTGATCACCCGGAAGCAGTAATTTCAATATTTGATCGTTACGGTAAGCTTATCAAACAAATTTCACCTTTAGGAAATGGCTGGGACGGAACTTATAATGGAGAAAAACTTCCTTCTTCTGATTATTGGTTTTTGGTAGATTATAAGCTAAATGGACAAGACAAACAATTTAAAGCCCACTTTAGCTTGAAGAGATAA
- a CDS encoding nuclear transport factor 2 family protein yields the protein MSNQLQSIAIKWFDAFNSKNLDKLLDLYDDEAQHFSPKLKIRQPETKGLIIGKQSMRTWWQDAFDRLPTLHYKVTSLTANTDRVFMEYIRQVEGEDDMLVAEVLEIKDDKIIFSRVYHG from the coding sequence ATGTCGAATCAACTTCAATCAATAGCAATAAAATGGTTTGATGCTTTTAATTCTAAAAACCTTGATAAATTATTAGATTTATATGACGACGAAGCACAACATTTCAGTCCGAAATTGAAAATTCGTCAACCTGAAACCAAAGGTTTAATAATTGGCAAGCAATCAATGCGTACTTGGTGGCAAGATGCTTTTGATAGATTACCTACATTACATTACAAAGTAACGAGTTTGACTGCAAACACCGATAGGGTTTTTATGGAGTATATAAGACAAGTTGAAGGTGAAGATGATATGTTGGTAGCTGAAGTTTTAGAAATTAAAGATGATAAAATTATTTTTTCTAGAGTATATCACGGATAG
- a CDS encoding pseudouridine synthase, with protein MSRHQGNDKRNPGSGRQGGFKKDSFSRGNAPVRSNSAGFSRNENKSAQPKAKAKPESDEIRLNRYISNSGMCSRREADIYIHSGNVMVNGEVVTEMGYKVKPGDVVKFDGATITPEKKVYVLLNKPKNFSTSADGVRSNENVLSLVKNASKSQLQAVGRMDKTTTGLLLFTNDTEMITKFTSANQRSSKLYHVSLDKNLKFEDLEKIKKGLYIDDHKIFVEEIDYIENEAKSEIGVKMKTANVKIVRKIFEELDYNVIKLDRVTFAGLTKKNLPRGNWRFLTDQEVINLKNF; from the coding sequence ATGTCACGTCATCAAGGCAATGATAAAAGAAATCCAGGATCAGGAAGACAAGGAGGTTTTAAAAAAGATAGTTTTTCAAGAGGAAATGCTCCTGTAAGAAGTAATTCGGCAGGTTTTTCTAGAAATGAAAACAAATCGGCACAGCCAAAAGCAAAAGCGAAACCTGAGTCAGATGAAATTCGTTTAAATCGTTATATTTCAAATTCTGGAATGTGCAGTAGAAGAGAAGCTGATATTTACATTCATAGTGGTAATGTAATGGTTAACGGCGAAGTAGTAACTGAAATGGGTTACAAAGTAAAGCCAGGCGATGTAGTTAAATTTGATGGGGCAACTATTACGCCAGAAAAGAAAGTATATGTTTTATTAAACAAACCAAAAAACTTTTCAACTTCAGCTGATGGCGTTAGAAGTAATGAAAATGTATTGAGTCTAGTGAAAAACGCATCAAAATCTCAATTACAAGCCGTTGGTAGAATGGATAAAACAACTACTGGATTGTTGCTTTTTACAAATGATACAGAAATGATTACTAAGTTCACTAGTGCAAACCAACGTTCGTCTAAATTGTATCATGTTAGTTTAGATAAAAATCTAAAGTTTGAAGATTTAGAAAAAATTAAAAAAGGGTTATACATTGACGATCATAAAATATTTGTAGAAGAAATTGATTATATCGAAAATGAAGCAAAATCAGAAATCGGCGTAAAAATGAAAACAGCTAATGTTAAGATTGTTCGCAAGATTTTTGAAGAATTAGACTATAATGTAATCAAATTAGATCGTGTTACTTTTGCAGGATTAACGAAAAAGAATTTACCAAGAGGAAACTGGAGATTTTTAACCGATCAAGAAGTGATTAATTTAAAAAATTTCTAA